Part of the Spea bombifrons isolate aSpeBom1 chromosome 3, aSpeBom1.2.pri, whole genome shotgun sequence genome, CATCTCATGAACATTACACAGTTTGCAAAGATTGCTCTTGCTGACACAGGTTTGTTCCTGTCAGTCAAGCTGAGTTATAAAATTCCCTCTAATTAACTGATCTTGAGCCTTTCCCTAAAAAAATCTGTGCTTCAACACCATTAATAACGCCACAAAACTAATTTCATAAATACCTTAGTATTGTGAGagataacaaatacatttatatgatgTACACAATCTTGTGTTCTATAATAAGAAAACACCAGATCCAAGTcctttaaatagaaaaatgtgcTAATCTGCAGGTGGGAACTACAAAGCAGATGGAAAAATTTGcataaacaaaaatgaacatttttgcaTCTTTCCATTACAGAACTACATGTTCTTTGAGATGAGCTGAGAAATATGTGCCTGAGAAGAAAGACTTGTGTTAACTGCTTGCAAAAGAGTTCATCTACAGTATTTCCTTATATGATGGAAGTCTCTGACCTTAGTGAGACAACTTAGTGTTACTTTGTACATGTATATAACAAGCCATAAAGTGGTGGTATTCGGACCCCAAAAATAACTGTTTGAGGAGGGGAagaaacccccccccattattttCTACAAACACATTACAAGAGATGAACTTTGCCGATCCTATTAAGCTAACTAGAACATAAAAATTGTGCATTAACTAGTAATGTCGCTGATAATGACGAAAGCATTCCATTTAACGCTTACTTATATTTCCAAACTGAAATtatataagaaccatttagtAGTATAACAATGTAGTAGAAGTTGACAGGACATCATATGGGGAGGTTCTCCTTATAGTGTTATAAACAGTAATGCAAGTttgcattgacaaaaacctgattTGATATAAATTTTCGTTAgtaataaacttcctttatctgcagacctggagtgTACCATTGTCgtcatgtgacattttgggtgacttttcctgCTCAGGCACTACGGTGAGcttattctttatggcaatgctagtCGTCCGTCGACTTTCTTTAGTCAAAGTGACTGGCTGGGTTCTTTACCACAGGCAGAATAATaaagagtcagggtgtttggtCTACTTGATAACACAgccagaacacatacaaatggctaataagAATGCTGGCTGAAAAactaaaatggttttaaaatatgtattccctcaagattgtaaacttgcgagcagggctctctccatctaatgtatcggtttgtcttagtctgtcaattcccgtcttgtcataccccttgaacatatgtactgtaagaagcgctgcgtaaattgttggcactatataaataaaagataataataatgataatttattcttaatctgatactagtaatacaaAATTTGTGGGATAACTCCctccagtgtccctttaagggatGTCAAAATATGACCAATTTAATTTCAGTGTGCTATATAAGAAGGGTGAATATAATTtgggtgaaaaaaacaaatatatgggTACATACAATAAATATCTATGATAGATTGTGAGTTTAGTAAATCTGAGTCCAGTTTGTTGTCTTCCTCAGATAAAGATatcacaacaataaaaaaaagagagacccaataatttaataatgaagcTTAGGTAGAAATTGACAGTTCCACGCGTCAgcagccacttttttttttgctttatacaTCAACCTTTAGAATAATACTGATATGCCTCAGTAATGGGTCAGGTAACGAGAGTATATTCATTATACACAAAATCCTTTACGTAAAACATGAAAGGAAACTAACAAAGTGCTGAAGAAAAATGACAAGGCAAGTTTTGGGAGGAAAGGTTAGCTTGTTTGGAAAAATAAGCACTTACCTCCATTAGTGCCggagtggggggaaaaaaatgaatgctaaTACCTTTCCATccctaaacaaaataaaacgcAAATAAAATGGTTTACCAAAAGTAAAGATTTGGTACTTAATTTCATCACCATGGCAGCAGCTTTAGGAGGACAGTTCTTGGAGCAAAGACTGACGTTGCAgaataagaaaaatgaatagATGCCTGTTAACTTAAAGCCTTCACCCCGGATTGCTGGGCCCTCTGACAGGGAAGGGGGTTAGTGGTCTAAATTCAGCACACACAAAACAATGTCTGGTGTAAGAAGGGGCAATGGTATCGGCAACGGCTCCGCGTTTTCACAATGTAATTTTTGTGTTTCGGAAACTTGTTTTGTCCCTGTAAACAAAAGAAGAATATTGAACAGGTTAAGCCTTTAATATTATATGTCATGGCCGCAACGATGCATCAAGCAAAGGTTTAAACTGATGGAATCTGTATACCAGGGGAACATACACTAGAGGAAGTGGTCGGAACTGATTGTTTCGctgacagaaggaaaaaaaaaattcttgtatTGTGTTGCTACTCTACGGATATAGATAGCAGTACTTTATCTCTGCCATAATgccaaaaaacaacatattggtCTATAAGTAAGAATTAAAATAAGGCCCTACCGCTGGGTGCAGGGAGAATTCAATTAGCGGCCGCTGTTGTTCACCAGGCCATGAAATTCTTCCCAGGCCCTGCGCAGccaaaaagacaaacaaaaacacaaaaaaccaaACTCATATTATTTGgattttgtgataaaaaagaatgtaaatCTTGGGGTGGGTGTCCTGATTAGGTATGTACTAAGAACTGAGCCAGCGCAAAAGTAACATGACCATTCTGTATATGAAATTTCAATATGGTGGTGTAAACTTAATCACTTCaaagctatgattgaaaaaCCTTTGCTACAGAATTGTGTGTGAATTTAGGATTGATTTAAACGTTTACTGTACTACTTGCCAACAGATACATTCATTCACATTGTCAAGCCTGTTGCAAGTTGGTAATTAGGTAGCCAAACTTCAGGTTTTACTTTACGATTAGCTCTTGAAACATGCCCTCTGCTGTACTAACTTGTATTCCTCACTTTGTCATGTTAAAGGTTCACAAAATATTCTGATGTGCTTTGAGCACTGGATGCGATCCCTTTGCACACTTATCTACCTACGGCAGCATGCATTCTGTCAATGTTACACTCCTTTAAGAATGAAAAGGGGCTTAAACTCTGGGCAACTTTTGAGCCACATGCTGCGTCAGCATGGATTTCAGTGTGTGATTCAGTGGGGAAACCTGAAGAGTTTTGTGTGGTTTACCAGATGCGAGCGGAGTGCAGAATAGTTCTGCAACCTTAATGGTCCTTGAAGACCTGCAGATAAAGCAATGGATTTGACAATCTAGTTGTTTGTAAACCTGTCCAAATGAGAAGGTCTTCTCAAAAGACTTCACGTGGATGTTGATTCTGCCCACCGCACTGATGATAGGGGCCCTAAAGTAGTTTTTTGTCTGGCTCTTATATTCATCTTAAGACTAAAACTTTCCACAGTACACAGATTTGAAATTTCACACGCTCAAATAAAATGTCAGGTtctaatagcaaaaaaaataaaatagaaattggTATCTTTACTTATGGCCTGCTTAtcactaaaatgaaaaatttctCCACCAGTTTTTAACAGGTAAATacaagtatgtatgtatgtatgcatgtatgtatgtatgtatgcatgcccCCCCAAGTAACATGACACCCACTTCCCACCGTGCAAGCTTTGccatcaaacagcttgtcagtaccaTATCTGGCCCCGAAAataccagtgccatctttgtccctcagacaacttaccagtgccatctttgtacccCAAACAGtgtgtctgtgccatttttctGCCCAACAGCTACTCTTTCTGCCCGATTTGCCCCGATATTTTGGTTTAGtcaagattccccttttccatgtttgatgtacccacacaaattatacatgctttttcaggaaaaatagggcttttatttgaaaccatagaaacacacaaaacataataattgtCACTGCTGCTATGTTAAAAAGcctattctaaaataaaaaaaggaagtgCTACTGATGTACAATAAATCAATTTATGTTCGGCAACATCCTCTGGTTACAGACCTCACACATatgttctagagggccacatATATCCCTTACATAGTAACCTATAGGGTTAAGGGGGTTAGTGAAAAGGGTGCTAGGTAATTGGATGTCAGCACTTTCTTTTATTGTTAGTGCAACATGGACAGCAATCCTTTTAGGGTATCTCCATCTATTTTAGACCCTGCTGGATCTCGCCTCTCCTCCAAAGAGCTCCtaccggaagggaatgcccttAAGTAACAGTGCACGGGTGCTCATGCTGTTACACACGATGCTGTCTTCTGTGGAAAGGGGGGGGGAGTCTAGGCTGTCAATAGACatagcctgatctcccgtgtagcaGACATCCTAAGGGTAATCTTGTTGCAACTTTTGTGGATGTACATCTATagaggaatgaaggggttaaattccatcACAGTATTAGCCTCTACAAATTCTGATGGGATGATGTTCCATTTAATGTGCGTTTCCCACTGTAGTGTGCTTAGTTTTCCTGCAAATGACTAAGGTGTCATGGATTAAAAGGACATTGAGCTACAAATTCTCAAATATATATGGTAAAACCGGATAAGTTTGCTGGTGAACCAGTTGTCCATATTCCACAATTTTAATACTGGTctgacattctttgaaaaaGGGAAAATCTTGTTTGCAATTCACATGCATTAGAGGCAATGTTAAATATAAGTTGTGGAATACGGACAACTGGTTCACCAAACTTATCctgttttactatatatatttgggaATTAGCAGCTCAATGTCCCTTTAATCCATAGTCATCCTAAACCAGTCTAGTCATTTGCAGGTAGTGTTTAATAGAAGCTTTGACCTTGCTCTTTTGTTATGTGAAATTTAAGCAGATGATGTGGTTGGCCTCCCAAGCAACAACTGTGGTGGACATGTCTTATGTCTTTCTCTGATTGACAGAGAATTTATTTAGCTGAAGCAGCCTTATTTTGTTACCTGTTCACTGAAGtaaaaataatctttaattGGTTTAACTTGTTAAATACCAGAGGGGAATGCAGACCCCATAAATTTAAATGCCAAAAATAAACTTGTTAATTTCACTCTTATATCCATAATAACAGTAATCTGATATCCACTGCCACAGCCATATACATTGACAAGATATGTGCTTTcagaaaatacttaaaaagaGACAATATTTTAATAGTTACAAAAGCAAAGTAAATTGGTGACCTTTATTTCTGCGAAAGTGGACGGCAACACCCTTTTTTGGAATATAGCAATACTTTACATATGACTAGGCACCTTTGCATAATAACATACtgaaaggaaaaacaaatatgGATATTTAGAAAGAATGGAACCTATTTTAATGTCATCCTTATGTTTTATGAAGTGACCCAGAATGCTAATGTAAGTAAAGGGGACAATGCGgattacatataaaatgttactCTGATGCAAACTGTGAAACGTATCTTCATAGTAATCAATGCTATGACCCAATAACAGAATGTATACTTCCTCACACAGAGAGAAATCACTAAACCAGAATTTGCTAAAATTTGTTAATAGGACAATACTGCTCTTTAAGTCGAGGCAGTATATTACTTACATTTAAGATAATAATACTCGGGGCAACTATTTggatcagaaaaaaatgaaattgtaaTTTACCTCTTAAAATGCATCCAGTTTTACAAGCCATACCTAGAGACCTCTAGTGTGTTATTTCTCATTCAATGGAAATTGaccactgtggtgtctgttcCTTTGGACTACGCCCAGGAAACAAACCCTTTATTCAGTTTTCTTCTAGTATAGGACTTCATTTTATTCGGTATACTCAGAAATGCGAGCTTTGCTGTACGTACTTGATACTGTCAGTGTGTGTTTTATACTCCATGACAGTGTTTGGAGGCAAGTTCAGGACCCTGCGCAGGGTATCACGGATCCTGGCTGTAGTTGCTTGGTCGCTTGCAGTTTTGTTCCAGATAGAAATGATGTCCTCCTACAAATTGAATAAATCAATGTTACGAGCATCACCCTTTAATACACTCGCCAGAATGCAGTATTACCATGGCTGAATACGTATACAGGTTTAATGTGAGACCAAAGTATGTACCGGATGTTAATTTACATTTGCTAGTCTAGGATAATCTAACTCTAAGCAAGGTTAAGTAAAAATACCTAGTAGTTGaacatagaaaagaaaaatattttgcttaaatGTTCCACTGGAATGGACTTAATCTTTGTGAATGGATTTGTTCTGTTGTGTGTCCGTTCTCACCTGGAAACGTACAGAGACAACTGCCCCACAAATCTCTTCCCCAACCATGAACTGCTCTCCTAACATGGCCAAGATCAGGTTTTCCCAGCACCGGGATGCCAAGCCTTTACGCAGCCGGATTATCCACTTTCCCCCATTCTTATTTGCATCATCCTATGCATAGGGAAGCAAAAGCAAATACAAATGAAGACACAGATCAATGTGACAGAGGGAAGGAAAAGCAAATGTGAAGGATGGCACAGATCATGGTGACATCCTGTAATATTTGATACAACTGGTTTCAAAAATAGATGGTTTAAAAGGGGATAACAAGATCAATATGACAAGTGGATGAAGTGGGGCTAAGTAGTTTCCCAAACCTACATTTTATAACAAACTGAGTCATATATGTAATAATTACACTGCAAAGTGGTGTACCAATGGAGTGCTTCTGCTGGTTGCCCCTACGTTTGCCATTTTGCTTCATAATTTGAATACATTACACGGTTTTGTTTGGCGATTATAAAAACATCCAACAAATCTGGTGATAAATGCTATCAGTATACCTGCATCAGCATAATGCCTCCTATTGGTATGGTTCCAGCAGCCTTATGAGGGGTGATAAGAAGGAAGGTGTGTTCAACATAGGGAAAAAGGTTATGTAGCTGTTGCCCCATATGCCACTGTATTCTACGCAGGCAAAAGTAAAAAAGCAGTATTgtacaaaacaatatttaagaGGTAGCTTTATAATCGGCTGCCCAATGTCTACAGAGCCAGTAGACAGCATATATCTGTGGTAGGACATAGCACAATTTGTTTTCTAATTATATTGCCTGTCGATCGGCCTGCAGGAATGGGCACCAGAAAGTAACCTCTGGACTTAGTATGAAGTGTATTCACCAAACCACAAGTTGGTCAAATTGATAATTAAGGGATGGAGAAGCGCCAACCCAGCTGTCATGTAGATTTAAAACCTGGGCAAAACTCAGTAGGGTCACACAGCTAATAAATGGACAGCTCTCATAATTAGCTCAGCTCAGGGGACCACAAGCAAGAAGAATAAAACAAGACATAGTTATTCCTAACACTCTTCAGATTGTAGACACCCTGTTCATGATTAATAGATAAACCCCTGGCATAACAATACCCAGCACTGATAAGAACTTCAATGACAAATATGTTTCTGCCAAACACCGCTAAAGGATTACAAATATACATGATATTCTCattaatgtgtaatatatagtttacaggCATATTGTATGTGCAAACTTCTTATTAGGAATATTTACTCTTAATGAACTGGTTTAAAATGGACGTATGGTTTTAATAATACAGGTTCTTAATAATATCTTCTGATGCATTTCCTTAAACAACCTGCTTAAGCAGATGCTATTTCATACTGCGCAGTATTGCCACGAAAGCCCATTCTTCCTTGTCCTGCCCTGAGGCGCTCCTCACCTCCCACATCGGTTTGATCCCTTCCTTGAAGAGGTGAAAGTCGCTGTGCCCGGTTAGGTCCCCAGGACGTACCATGTGGCTGTAGAACCGCCAAAATTGTTCCACCTATGACAGAATTTACAAGCATTGACTGGTTACCTAACATAATTCTGTTACAAGCACACTTAGGAAAGCCATATGTACCACTGAGTTCTCTATTcctcaaaatagataaaataaccTTAATAGAattgatatttattaaaaggtgtgattattaaatattccatttaaagggacaaaaGTTAGAAACGCACATGTAATAAAAACACtattataaaaaatgtcttTACTTAAATGTACTGATGTGACCTAGCACGTGTGTACCAAGTCTAATTGAAGACAGCGAACATAGTAGCAGCCCTTCCTGTTAAGGGGGGGGTTAGACAATGCATTTGATTCATCCATTATCCCCTAGTAATGTAtagaaagcaacaaaaaaaaagctatgtgaATATGATTCTAGTCCACGGTGTAGTTTGGCACGACTGTCAAAAACAGTGTCTATGTAATACCATgcataaagagaaataaaagatCATATAACTCACTGAGGCAAAGGTACCAATCTGTTTAATGTTCTGTTCATAACTTTGGGAGCTGGTTGGCCTGCCGGGCGTTCTACGGGAGTACCAGAATGTGTAGTTGTACTGCAATGGGTGCTCAGCTGGACCTGGAACAGTctgagaagaagaaaacataaatggTATAAAAGACCTCTAGCCGGGCAGTACATTTTCATACAGCAGAGTGTTTTCCCAGCCACTGTTaagtatatgaaaaaaatatctttagtaAAACATGAAGAGCACAGGCTGTCTGAGATCCCAGACTTTTTCCACTGGGCTGCAAATCAGCGTATCGTTTTTCTTCTGATTAAAGGATATGTTACTAAATGTTCTTATGATATTAGAAAAGAGGAAACACACAATATGTGACTACTTTGTCCACACCAAACCATAATAATGACAAATGCAACAACTATTTgaataaacaaacattaaaaacagaaGTAAGCAAAACACATAATTCCTGCTACATTCGTTACAATCtctacagtattttatttaaaagtaaaatgggTGCGTCTAGAAAATGCAGAAAAGTATTCCATACAATTAGGCAGCAGTGGTAAAACGGATTCTGGAATTTAACAGGCAAATCTACTACTGAGGACTTCAGGATCCCACTAATCAAATGATTTTCAAATTCACCCTGCTTAGAGTAACAGACACAATTTCAAGAATCTTGTATGGAGGTTTTTCACCTAAACAGGATTTACAAACTCTTCTTGTGCCTTCAAAAATTTCTCAACATATACATCCGTCAAAAGGATTCCGATCTCATATAATTCACAAAAAGGTTAACAAGTTTTATTtgtcctcacctgttgtctctgtaaatcaatttgttatgttacacactacttgttatgtcctgcctacccattgtacagcactatggaatttgatggcgctatataaaacaaataataataattagtgttgttataaaaaaaaaaaaaaaaaaaaaaaaaagatagcagTATGTCGGTCGCACCTTTTTCCTTGAGGATGCCTGGGTCTTGTCCTTGTCATTCTTTTCCTTCTCACCGTCTTTCTGTGTGCCATTCTCCTCATTTTGATCATGATCTCCACTATCATCATCTTTCAAACTGCGGAAGAAGAAAAACAGTAACAACAATTACTGGTTAAACGTTGGCTACAAACTATCAAACCTGTATGTCAATCTTTGATGCCCCCAATATAATTAATACCCGCTTATTTAATTTCTATTACAcacccaaatatatataatgtaaaaaaaaaaaaaaacaggatgcaACAGGCAGGCAATCAACATGCAgagaaatgaaaatatttggaaTTATTTAGAAACatgaatttcattaaaaatgcatCACAATCtctattcttatttattttttttaaagcctaaTTTCAAGGAAAACCGCCCAGGCTGTATAATGCAACGATAGGATGTTCTCCAGTGCAAAAGCATTCATTATTCTTGATAACATTTCCTTGACAGTGATGATTTCCATCTATCAATCTGTGTGTCGCACTAACAAATATTAATCATTCTGATAACCGTAAGGGTGGTTCTAACCCACCGTGTGCCAGTCATACCAGTCTGTCAACCTGTTGTCATAAACTTACTTTCTATGTTCTGCCCTGGAAGGCCCATTATTATAGGGTGATGTTAATGGTTACACTACACAGAGCCACGTCCTGCAAAATTCCTATTAATTGGGAACATTTCAGTAAAGGTCATTATCATGCTGGTAACAGCCCCATGTTTTTCGCTCTCAATATATGGCCGCGTCCCAGTTATAACAAGGTCTGTCATTTTTCCTGTTATCATTGCCAAAGCCACCAGACGCCAACACTCGGACAACTCACGCATCGAATTTGTTGTTCATCGTCGCTCCGCTCTACTTCTGTCCACTTCCGATCCCGCTACAACATTATCACGTATCTCAGCGGCCTCTTCCTGTTAGAGGGCGGAACCATTTGTACGAAGAACAAGTTCCTAGCCGGACCGATTACTGTGTTGCGCGCCCGATATTTCCTGCAATTGAAAGTGTGAAAATGGTGGTGTTTGTTCCCAGCTGCGATGAGCGGGCGTATGCAGTTTCAAATAGGATCATAATAATAGGATCAGAAGAACTAAACGAATGCTTAAATGCGCCAATACATTTGTTACGGTCTAGTAATGCACTTCTCAGCACTTCCTATGGTCCaataattataatgtataatctatctatctatatcacTTACAGCAAAAATCATCAGCCCCAAGAAAGAGGAGGCATCAGAGAAGGACACTTGGGAAATATGTAGTAATTTAAATTAATCGTAAGCATTGAACTTATCAACATTACTTTCAAACGCCTTCTGCCGTTGCTTAGCCTTTTAATAACATGTTGAAAGTGCTGTCCAACCTCCTATATTAACTGGAGTCAAGctatcagacagtttcaaatcagtggtcatgccatcagacgctttttctttagattagcaaaaggtgccttagacctggaaatgtgataataatcatataatgttacattttttagtggattttgcagagttctcacacaaatatatctccctgcaaaattagatacgtttattaaacaaattaaaggtaaatatccgctcatatctagcaaattaccttttataacatttctgcatatattacaaaattccaccgttggaccaacacatttacactgcacatatctcacacacacacccctatataatatcttacaatattgtgcatttttactgtggaaatttaaagatatagcaccccaaatagcaGTGCAGTACttgataaatgtcatatttcaacattctacatggggttaaaaaaaaaatccccccattggaccaatacagttacactgcacatatctcaaacacaaccccctctattatttctgagaatatggtgcatttttactgtggaaatttaaagctatagtgccccaagtATCAGCCCGGTAGACAGCAACCgtaatttttcaacattctacatggggttgaaaaaaattcccccattggaccaatacagttacactgcagatatctcaaacacatgcccctctattatttttgagaatatggtgcatttttactgtggaaatttaaagctatagcgccctaaatattagcccaatacatagcaaatgggatttttctaaaatctacagagggttaaaaaaaattcctccattggaccaattcagttacagtgcaagtatctcaaacacaccattctctattatttctgagaatatggtgcatttttactgtggaaatttaaagctatagcaccccaaatatcatcccagtagacagcaactggcatttctcagcattctacagagggttaaaaaaaattcccccattggaccaatacagttacactgcagatatctcaaacacatgcccctctattatttttgagaatatggtgcatttttactgtggaaatttaaagctatagcgccccaaatatcagcccagtagacatcaactgccatttttcaacattctacagagggttaaaaaaaattccccattggaccaatacagttacactgcagatatctcaaacacatgcccctctattatttctgagaatatggtgcatttttactgtggaaatttaaagctatagcgccccaaatattagcccaattcatagcaaatgggatttttcaaaaatctacagagggttaaaaaaaattcctccattggaccaattcagttacagtgcaagtatctcaaacacaccatcctctattatttctgaggatatggtgcatttttactttggaaatttaaagctatagcgccccaaatattagcccaatacatagcaagtgggattttttaaaaatttacaggggttaaaaaaaattcccccattggaccaatacagttacactgcagatttctcaaagacatgcccctctattatttctgagaatatggtgcatttttactttggaaatttaaagctatagcaccccaaatatcagcccagtagacagcaactgccatttttcaacattctacatagggttaaaaaaaattcccccattggaccaaaatatttacactgcacatatctcaagcacacccccttctattatttctgagaatatggtgcatttttactgtggaaatttaaagctatagcgccacaaatatcatcccagtagacagcaactggcatttttcagcattctacagagggttaaaaaaaattcccccattggaccaatacagttacactgcagacatCTCAAACACattcccctctattatttctgagaatatggtgcatttttactgtggaaatttaaagctatagctccccaaatatcagcccagtagacagttactgacatttttcaacattctacagggggttaaaaaaaaattccccattggaccaatacagttacactgcagatatctcaaacacatgcccctctactatttctgagaatatggtgcatttttactgtggaaatttaaagctatagcgccccaaatatcagcccagtagccAGCaattgccatttttcaacattctacagggggttaaaaaaaaattccccattggcccaatacagttacactgcagatatctcaaacacatgcccctctattatttttgagaatatggtgcatttttactgtggaaatttaaagctatagcgccccaaatattagcccaattcatagcaaatgggatttttcaaaaatctacagagggttaaaaaaaattcctccattggaccaattcagttacagtgaaagtatctcaaacacaccatcctctattatttctgaggatatggtgcatttttactgtggaaatttaaagctatagcgccccaaatattagcccaatacatagcaaatgggattttttaaaaatctgcaggggttaaaacaaattcccccattggaccaatacagttacactgcagatttctcaaagacatgtccctctattatttctgagaatatggtgcatttttactgtggaaatttaaagctatagcaccccaaatatcagcccagtagacagcaactggcatttttcaacactctacagagggttaaaaaaaattcccccattggaccaatatatttacactgcacatatctcaagcacatccccttttattatttctgagaatatggtgcatttttactgtgaaaatttaaagctatagcaccccaaatatctgcccagtagacagcaaccgtcatttttcaacattctacaggggtttgaaaaaaattcccccattggaccaatacagttacactgcagatatctcaaacaagtgcccctctattatttctgagaatatggtgcctttttactgtggaaatttaaagctatagcgccccaaatattagcccaatacacagcaaatgggatttttcaaaaatctacaggggttaaaaaaaaattcccccattggaccaatatatttacactgcacatatctcaagcacacccccttctattatttctgagaatatggtgcatttttactgtggaaattttaagctatagcgccccaaatatcatcccagt contains:
- the EIF4E2 gene encoding eukaryotic translation initiation factor 4E type 2, which produces MNNKFDALKDDDSGDHDQNEENGTQKDGEKEKNDKDKTQASSRKKTVPGPAEHPLQYNYTFWYSRRTPGRPTSSQSYEQNIKQIGTFASVEQFWRFYSHMVRPGDLTGHSDFHLFKEGIKPMWEDDANKNGGKWIIRLRKGLASRCWENLILAMLGEQFMVGEEICGAVVSVRFQEDIISIWNKTASDQATTARIRDTLRRVLNLPPNTVMEYKTHTDSIKDKTSFRNTKITL